Proteins from a genomic interval of Oncorhynchus nerka isolate Pitt River linkage group LG13, Oner_Uvic_2.0, whole genome shotgun sequence:
- the LOC115139959 gene encoding refilin-A-like, translating to MVGHLHLQAMDDSLKGKNREGLLDSPDSGLPPSPSPPFYSLSPGLLESRSGSCSTPVENHGYYKKESKGKLLPYLLLNSTGTDPRTRMYPVFFGESIEVNPKPETEIKCNSEVKYDSDRHYRDQVYCAPVPTVTSYSEMVVAVQNCTWRRYKSQVYLEPRQRPLHYQSTTIVYPKHAKNTYRTTLNYNATGSQRWFVSTVQLKSREDSSPCIIYAEDL from the exons ATGGTGGGACACCTACATTTACAAGCTATGGATGATAGTCTGAAAGGAAAGAATCGGGAGGGACTGCTTGACAGTCCGGATTCGGGACTCCCTCCGAGTCCAAGTCCGCCCTTCTATTCGCTGTCTCCAGGTCTGCTCGAGTCGCGCTCCGGGAGTTGTTCAACGCCAGTCGAGAACCATGGATACTATAAAAAGGAGAGCAAAGGAAAACTG CTGCCGTACCTTCTCCTGAACTCAACGGGGACGGACCCGAGGACACGCATGTACCCTGTGTTCTTTGGTGAGAGCATCGAGGTCAACCCCAAACCTGAAACAGAGATCAA GTGTAACTCTGAAGTGAAGTACGACTCAGACAGGCACTACCGGGACCAGGTGTACTGCGCTCCCGTTCCCACGGTGACTTCCTACAGTGAGATGGTGGTGGCCGTGCAGAACTGCACCTGGCGGCGCTACAAGTCCCAGGTGTACCTAGAGCCCCGTCAGAGGCCCCTGCACTACCAAAGCACCACCATTGTGTACCCCAAACATGCCAAGAACACTTACCGCACCACACTCAACTACAACGCTACGGGTTCCCAACGGTGGTTTGTCTCCACCGTCCAGCTGAAGTCCAGGGAGGACAGCAGCCCCTGCATCATCTATGCTGAGGACCTCTAA